In one Cyclopterus lumpus isolate fCycLum1 chromosome 22, fCycLum1.pri, whole genome shotgun sequence genomic region, the following are encoded:
- the mark3a gene encoding MAP/microtubule affinity-regulating kinase 3a isoform X5 → MSTKTPLPTVNEKVTESHTSHSNGRQEISARSARTGVRSRSAEEPQQPHVGNYRLLKTIGKGNFAKVKLARHILTGREVAIKIIDKTQLNPNSLQKLFREVRIMKILNHPNIVKLFEVIETERTLYLVMEYASGGEVFDYLVAHGRMKEKEARAKFRQIVSAVQYCHQKHIVHRDLKAENLLLDADMNIKIADFGFSNEFTMGNKLDTFCGSPPYAAPELFQGKKYDGPEVDVWSLGVILYTLVSGSLPFDGQNLKELRERVLRGKYRIPFYMSTDCENLLKRFLVLNPSKRGTLEVKEDTDNQIMKDRWINAGFEEDELKPYTEPELDITDQKRIDVMVGMGYNLEEIQESLAKMKYDEITATYLLLGRKASEVEPSESASSSSLSLAKPRPSSELNGQSPAHLKVQRSSSTHKQRRYSEQVGPNVPPGVPHPKRSQTTTAESSTKEEGGVQLRKPSTPGSRGAPPASPLLGNANNPNKADIPDRRKGAATGPSNNPASAGMTRRNTYVCSDRNNMERLSVIPNGKENSMTEMARATSPFSSFAGASSGSVQLRYQTVGPLYVGLATLPHSYYALDYCSANSSVAASPGVQRNPVASINSVANATTPDRLRFPRGTASRSTFHGGQLRDRRTATYNGPPASPTLSHDATPLSQTRSRGTSNLFSKLTSKLTRRNMSFRFTRSRHVPGDPKGEGKDGKPRSLRFTWSMRTTSSMEACDIMREIRKVLDANNCDYEQQESFLLLCVHGDGRAENLVQWEMEVCKLPRLSLNGVRFKRISGSSIAFKNIASKVANELKL, encoded by the exons ATGTCAACAAAAACTCCTTTGCCGACGGTCAACGAGAAGGTGACGGAAAGT CACACGTCTCACAGTAATGGACGCCAGGAGATCAGCGCTCGCTCCGCCCGGACCGGCGTTCGATCCCGCAGCGCCGAGGAGCCGCAGCAGCCGCACGTGGGCAACTACCGGCTGCTCAAGACCATCGGCAAGGGCAACTTCGCCAAGGTCAAGCTGGCCCGACACATCCTCACCGGCagagag gtggcCATTAAGATAATAGACAAGACGCAGCTGAACCCCAACAGCCTTCAGAAG CTCTTCAGAGAAGTTAGAATAATGAAGATTTTGAATCATCCGAATATCG TCAAGCTCTTTGAGGTGATCGAGACGGAGAGGACGCTCTACCTGGTGATGGAGTACGCCAGCGGAG GAGAGGTGTTTGACTACCTGGTTGCACACGGTCgaatgaaggagaaggaggccaGGGCTAAATTTAGACAG ATCGTGTCGGCGGTGCAGTACTGCCACCAGAAGCACATCGTCCACAGAGACTTGAAG GCGGAAAACCTGCTCCTCGACGCCGACATGAACATCAAGATCGCCGACTTCGGCTTCAGCAACGAGTTCACGATGGGCAACAAGCTGGACACGTTCTGCGGCTCGCCGCCGTACGCGGCGCCCGAGCTCTTCCAGGGGAAGAAGTACGACGGGCCGGAGGTGGACGTGTGGAGTCTGGGCGTCATCCTGTACACGCTGGTCAGCGGCTCGCTGCCCTTCGACGGGCAGAACCTGAAG gagctgcGAGAGCGCGTCCTCCGGGGGAAGTACCGCATCCCCTTCTACATGTCCACGGACTGCGAGAACCTCCTCAAGCGCTTCCTGGTGCTCAACCCGTCCAAGCGGGGGActctggaggtgaaggaggacaCAGACAAT CAGATCATGAAGGATCGATGGATCAACGCTGGGTTTGAAGAGGACGAGCTGAAGCCGTACACCGAACCAGAGCTGGACATCACGGATCAGAAGAGAATAG ATGTGATGGTGGGGATGGGATACAACCTGGAGGAGATCCAGGAGTCTCTGGCCAAGATGAAGTACGACGAGATCACTGCCACTTACCTGCTGCTGGGCAGGAAGGCCTCCGAG GTGGAGCCCAGCGAGtcggcctccagcagcagcctctctctGGCCAAGCCGCGGCCCAGCAGCGAGCTCAACGGCCAGTCGCCCGCCCACCTCAAGGTCCAGAGGAGCTCCTCCACCCACAAGCAGCGGCGCTACAGCGAGCAGG tcGGTCCCAACGTCCCCCCGGGGGTGCCTCATCCAAAGAGGAGTCAGACCACCACGGCGGAGAGCAGCACCAAGGAGGAAGGCGGAGTCCAGCTGCGTAAACCCAGCACCCCGGGGAGCCGCGGGGCTCCGCCCGCCAGCCCCCTGCTGGGCAACGCCAACAACCCCAACAAGGCCGACATCCCCGACCGCAGGAAAGGCGCCGCCACCGGCCCGAGC AATAACCCGGCGTCGGCGGGGATGACCCGGAGGAACACGTACGTCTGCAGCGACAGAAACAACATGGAGCGCCTCTCCGTCATCCCCAACGGGAAGGAGAACAG CATGACCGAGATGGCTCGTGCCACCAGCCCCTTCTCCAGCTTTGCGGGCGCCTCGTCCGGCTCGGTGCAGCTGAGGTATCAAACCGTCGGCCCTCTGTACGTTGGCCTGGCCACGCTGCCCCACTCCTACTACGCCCTGGACTACTGCTCGGCCAA cagCAGCGTGGCGGCGTCGCCCGGCGTCCAGAGGAACCCGGTGGCGTCGATCAACAGCGTCGCCAACGCCACCACGCCCGACCGCCTGCGCTTCCCGCGCGGCACCGCCAGCCGCAGCACCTTCCATGGCGGCCAGCTGAGGGACCGCCGCACGGCGACCTACAACGGGCCGCCGGCCTCGCCTACGCTCTCCCACGACGCCACGCCGCTCTCTCAGACGCGCAGCCGTGGAACCAGCAACCTCTTCTCCAAGCTCACCTCCAAGCTCACGCGCAG AAACATGTCATTCAGGTTCACCAGAAG TCGCCATGTACCTGGGGATCCGAAGGGGGAAGGTAAAGACGGTAAGCCCCGCTCCCTCCGGTTCACTTGGAGTATGAGGACCACCAGCTCCATGGAGGCCTGCGACATCATGCGGGAGATCCGCAAGGTGCTGGACGCCAACAACTGCGACTACGAGCAGCAGGAGAGCTTCCTGCTGCTCTGCGTCCACGGCGACGGGCGGGCCGAGAACCTGGTCCAGTGGGAGATGGAGGTCTGCAAGCTGCCCCGCCTCTCGCTCAACGGCGTCCGCTTCAAACGGATCTCCGGCTCATCCATCGCTTTCAAAAACATTGCTTCCAAAGTTGCCAACGAGTTAAAGCtatga
- the mark3a gene encoding MAP/microtubule affinity-regulating kinase 3a isoform X4, whose translation MSTKTPLPTVNEKVTESHTSHSNGRQEISARSARTGVRSRSAEEPQQPHVGNYRLLKTIGKGNFAKVKLARHILTGREVAIKIIDKTQLNPNSLQKLFREVRIMKILNHPNIVKLFEVIETERTLYLVMEYASGGEVFDYLVAHGRMKEKEARAKFRQIVSAVQYCHQKHIVHRDLKAENLLLDADMNIKIADFGFSNEFTMGNKLDTFCGSPPYAAPELFQGKKYDGPEVDVWSLGVILYTLVSGSLPFDGQNLKELRERVLRGKYRIPFYMSTDCENLLKRFLVLNPSKRGTLEVKEDTDNQIMKDRWINAGFEEDELKPYTEPELDITDQKRIDVMVGMGYNLEEIQESLAKMKYDEITATYLLLGRKASEVEPSESASSSSLSLAKPRPSSELNGQSPAHLKVQRSSSTHKQRRYSEQVGPNVPPGVPHPKRSQTTTAESSTKEEGGVQLRKPSTPGSRGAPPASPLLGNANNPNKADIPDRRKGAATGPSNNPASAGMTRRNTYVCSDRNNMERLSVIPNGKENSMTEMARATSPFSSFAGASSGSVQLRYQTVGPLYVGLATLPHSYYALDYCSANSSVAASPGVQRNPVASINSVANATTPDRLRFPRGTASRSTFHGGQLRDRRTATYNGPPASPTLSHDATPLSQTRSRGTSNLFSKLTSKLTRRVSTEFERNGRLEGSSRHVPGDPKGEGKDGKPRSLRFTWSMRTTSSMEACDIMREIRKVLDANNCDYEQQESFLLLCVHGDGRAENLVQWEMEVCKLPRLSLNGVRFKRISGSSIAFKNIASKVANELKL comes from the exons ATGTCAACAAAAACTCCTTTGCCGACGGTCAACGAGAAGGTGACGGAAAGT CACACGTCTCACAGTAATGGACGCCAGGAGATCAGCGCTCGCTCCGCCCGGACCGGCGTTCGATCCCGCAGCGCCGAGGAGCCGCAGCAGCCGCACGTGGGCAACTACCGGCTGCTCAAGACCATCGGCAAGGGCAACTTCGCCAAGGTCAAGCTGGCCCGACACATCCTCACCGGCagagag gtggcCATTAAGATAATAGACAAGACGCAGCTGAACCCCAACAGCCTTCAGAAG CTCTTCAGAGAAGTTAGAATAATGAAGATTTTGAATCATCCGAATATCG TCAAGCTCTTTGAGGTGATCGAGACGGAGAGGACGCTCTACCTGGTGATGGAGTACGCCAGCGGAG GAGAGGTGTTTGACTACCTGGTTGCACACGGTCgaatgaaggagaaggaggccaGGGCTAAATTTAGACAG ATCGTGTCGGCGGTGCAGTACTGCCACCAGAAGCACATCGTCCACAGAGACTTGAAG GCGGAAAACCTGCTCCTCGACGCCGACATGAACATCAAGATCGCCGACTTCGGCTTCAGCAACGAGTTCACGATGGGCAACAAGCTGGACACGTTCTGCGGCTCGCCGCCGTACGCGGCGCCCGAGCTCTTCCAGGGGAAGAAGTACGACGGGCCGGAGGTGGACGTGTGGAGTCTGGGCGTCATCCTGTACACGCTGGTCAGCGGCTCGCTGCCCTTCGACGGGCAGAACCTGAAG gagctgcGAGAGCGCGTCCTCCGGGGGAAGTACCGCATCCCCTTCTACATGTCCACGGACTGCGAGAACCTCCTCAAGCGCTTCCTGGTGCTCAACCCGTCCAAGCGGGGGActctggaggtgaaggaggacaCAGACAAT CAGATCATGAAGGATCGATGGATCAACGCTGGGTTTGAAGAGGACGAGCTGAAGCCGTACACCGAACCAGAGCTGGACATCACGGATCAGAAGAGAATAG ATGTGATGGTGGGGATGGGATACAACCTGGAGGAGATCCAGGAGTCTCTGGCCAAGATGAAGTACGACGAGATCACTGCCACTTACCTGCTGCTGGGCAGGAAGGCCTCCGAG GTGGAGCCCAGCGAGtcggcctccagcagcagcctctctctGGCCAAGCCGCGGCCCAGCAGCGAGCTCAACGGCCAGTCGCCCGCCCACCTCAAGGTCCAGAGGAGCTCCTCCACCCACAAGCAGCGGCGCTACAGCGAGCAGG tcGGTCCCAACGTCCCCCCGGGGGTGCCTCATCCAAAGAGGAGTCAGACCACCACGGCGGAGAGCAGCACCAAGGAGGAAGGCGGAGTCCAGCTGCGTAAACCCAGCACCCCGGGGAGCCGCGGGGCTCCGCCCGCCAGCCCCCTGCTGGGCAACGCCAACAACCCCAACAAGGCCGACATCCCCGACCGCAGGAAAGGCGCCGCCACCGGCCCGAGC AATAACCCGGCGTCGGCGGGGATGACCCGGAGGAACACGTACGTCTGCAGCGACAGAAACAACATGGAGCGCCTCTCCGTCATCCCCAACGGGAAGGAGAACAG CATGACCGAGATGGCTCGTGCCACCAGCCCCTTCTCCAGCTTTGCGGGCGCCTCGTCCGGCTCGGTGCAGCTGAGGTATCAAACCGTCGGCCCTCTGTACGTTGGCCTGGCCACGCTGCCCCACTCCTACTACGCCCTGGACTACTGCTCGGCCAA cagCAGCGTGGCGGCGTCGCCCGGCGTCCAGAGGAACCCGGTGGCGTCGATCAACAGCGTCGCCAACGCCACCACGCCCGACCGCCTGCGCTTCCCGCGCGGCACCGCCAGCCGCAGCACCTTCCATGGCGGCCAGCTGAGGGACCGCCGCACGGCGACCTACAACGGGCCGCCGGCCTCGCCTACGCTCTCCCACGACGCCACGCCGCTCTCTCAGACGCGCAGCCGTGGAACCAGCAACCTCTTCTCCAAGCTCACCTCCAAGCTCACGCGCAG AGTCTCAACCGAGTTTGAGAGAAACGGGAGACTTGAGGGCTCAAg TCGCCATGTACCTGGGGATCCGAAGGGGGAAGGTAAAGACGGTAAGCCCCGCTCCCTCCGGTTCACTTGGAGTATGAGGACCACCAGCTCCATGGAGGCCTGCGACATCATGCGGGAGATCCGCAAGGTGCTGGACGCCAACAACTGCGACTACGAGCAGCAGGAGAGCTTCCTGCTGCTCTGCGTCCACGGCGACGGGCGGGCCGAGAACCTGGTCCAGTGGGAGATGGAGGTCTGCAAGCTGCCCCGCCTCTCGCTCAACGGCGTCCGCTTCAAACGGATCTCCGGCTCATCCATCGCTTTCAAAAACATTGCTTCCAAAGTTGCCAACGAGTTAAAGCtatga
- the mark3a gene encoding MAP/microtubule affinity-regulating kinase 3a isoform X10 — translation MSTKTPLPTVNEKVTESHTSHSNGRQEISARSARTGVRSRSAEEPQQPHVGNYRLLKTIGKGNFAKVKLARHILTGREVAIKIIDKTQLNPNSLQKLFREVRIMKILNHPNIVKLFEVIETERTLYLVMEYASGGEVFDYLVAHGRMKEKEARAKFRQIVSAVQYCHQKHIVHRDLKAENLLLDADMNIKIADFGFSNEFTMGNKLDTFCGSPPYAAPELFQGKKYDGPEVDVWSLGVILYTLVSGSLPFDGQNLKELRERVLRGKYRIPFYMSTDCENLLKRFLVLNPSKRGTLEVKEDTDNQIMKDRWINAGFEEDELKPYTEPELDITDQKRIDVMVGMGYNLEEIQESLAKMKYDEITATYLLLGRKASEVEPSESASSSSLSLAKPRPSSELNGQSPAHLKVQRSSSTHKQRRYSEQVGPNVPPGVPHPKRSQTTTAESSTKEEGGVQLRKPSTPGSRGAPPASPLLGNANNPNKADIPDRRKGAATGPSNNPASAGMTRRNTYVCSDRNNMERLSVIPNGKENSSVAASPGVQRNPVASINSVANATTPDRLRFPRGTASRSTFHGGQLRDRRTATYNGPPASPTLSHDATPLSQTRSRGTSNLFSKLTSKLTRRNMSFRFTRRVSTEFERNGRLEGSSRHVPGDPKGEGKDGKPRSLRFTWSMRTTSSMEACDIMREIRKVLDANNCDYEQQESFLLLCVHGDGRAENLVQWEMEVCKLPRLSLNGVRFKRISGSSIAFKNIASKVANELKL, via the exons ATGTCAACAAAAACTCCTTTGCCGACGGTCAACGAGAAGGTGACGGAAAGT CACACGTCTCACAGTAATGGACGCCAGGAGATCAGCGCTCGCTCCGCCCGGACCGGCGTTCGATCCCGCAGCGCCGAGGAGCCGCAGCAGCCGCACGTGGGCAACTACCGGCTGCTCAAGACCATCGGCAAGGGCAACTTCGCCAAGGTCAAGCTGGCCCGACACATCCTCACCGGCagagag gtggcCATTAAGATAATAGACAAGACGCAGCTGAACCCCAACAGCCTTCAGAAG CTCTTCAGAGAAGTTAGAATAATGAAGATTTTGAATCATCCGAATATCG TCAAGCTCTTTGAGGTGATCGAGACGGAGAGGACGCTCTACCTGGTGATGGAGTACGCCAGCGGAG GAGAGGTGTTTGACTACCTGGTTGCACACGGTCgaatgaaggagaaggaggccaGGGCTAAATTTAGACAG ATCGTGTCGGCGGTGCAGTACTGCCACCAGAAGCACATCGTCCACAGAGACTTGAAG GCGGAAAACCTGCTCCTCGACGCCGACATGAACATCAAGATCGCCGACTTCGGCTTCAGCAACGAGTTCACGATGGGCAACAAGCTGGACACGTTCTGCGGCTCGCCGCCGTACGCGGCGCCCGAGCTCTTCCAGGGGAAGAAGTACGACGGGCCGGAGGTGGACGTGTGGAGTCTGGGCGTCATCCTGTACACGCTGGTCAGCGGCTCGCTGCCCTTCGACGGGCAGAACCTGAAG gagctgcGAGAGCGCGTCCTCCGGGGGAAGTACCGCATCCCCTTCTACATGTCCACGGACTGCGAGAACCTCCTCAAGCGCTTCCTGGTGCTCAACCCGTCCAAGCGGGGGActctggaggtgaaggaggacaCAGACAAT CAGATCATGAAGGATCGATGGATCAACGCTGGGTTTGAAGAGGACGAGCTGAAGCCGTACACCGAACCAGAGCTGGACATCACGGATCAGAAGAGAATAG ATGTGATGGTGGGGATGGGATACAACCTGGAGGAGATCCAGGAGTCTCTGGCCAAGATGAAGTACGACGAGATCACTGCCACTTACCTGCTGCTGGGCAGGAAGGCCTCCGAG GTGGAGCCCAGCGAGtcggcctccagcagcagcctctctctGGCCAAGCCGCGGCCCAGCAGCGAGCTCAACGGCCAGTCGCCCGCCCACCTCAAGGTCCAGAGGAGCTCCTCCACCCACAAGCAGCGGCGCTACAGCGAGCAGG tcGGTCCCAACGTCCCCCCGGGGGTGCCTCATCCAAAGAGGAGTCAGACCACCACGGCGGAGAGCAGCACCAAGGAGGAAGGCGGAGTCCAGCTGCGTAAACCCAGCACCCCGGGGAGCCGCGGGGCTCCGCCCGCCAGCCCCCTGCTGGGCAACGCCAACAACCCCAACAAGGCCGACATCCCCGACCGCAGGAAAGGCGCCGCCACCGGCCCGAGC AATAACCCGGCGTCGGCGGGGATGACCCGGAGGAACACGTACGTCTGCAGCGACAGAAACAACATGGAGCGCCTCTCCGTCATCCCCAACGGGAAGGAGAACAG CAGCGTGGCGGCGTCGCCCGGCGTCCAGAGGAACCCGGTGGCGTCGATCAACAGCGTCGCCAACGCCACCACGCCCGACCGCCTGCGCTTCCCGCGCGGCACCGCCAGCCGCAGCACCTTCCATGGCGGCCAGCTGAGGGACCGCCGCACGGCGACCTACAACGGGCCGCCGGCCTCGCCTACGCTCTCCCACGACGCCACGCCGCTCTCTCAGACGCGCAGCCGTGGAACCAGCAACCTCTTCTCCAAGCTCACCTCCAAGCTCACGCGCAG AAACATGTCATTCAGGTTCACCAGAAG AGTCTCAACCGAGTTTGAGAGAAACGGGAGACTTGAGGGCTCAAg TCGCCATGTACCTGGGGATCCGAAGGGGGAAGGTAAAGACGGTAAGCCCCGCTCCCTCCGGTTCACTTGGAGTATGAGGACCACCAGCTCCATGGAGGCCTGCGACATCATGCGGGAGATCCGCAAGGTGCTGGACGCCAACAACTGCGACTACGAGCAGCAGGAGAGCTTCCTGCTGCTCTGCGTCCACGGCGACGGGCGGGCCGAGAACCTGGTCCAGTGGGAGATGGAGGTCTGCAAGCTGCCCCGCCTCTCGCTCAACGGCGTCCGCTTCAAACGGATCTCCGGCTCATCCATCGCTTTCAAAAACATTGCTTCCAAAGTTGCCAACGAGTTAAAGCtatga
- the mark3a gene encoding MAP/microtubule affinity-regulating kinase 3a isoform X13, with protein MSTKTPLPTVNEKVTESHTSHSNGRQEISARSARTGVRSRSAEEPQQPHVGNYRLLKTIGKGNFAKVKLARHILTGREVAIKIIDKTQLNPNSLQKLFREVRIMKILNHPNIVKLFEVIETERTLYLVMEYASGGEVFDYLVAHGRMKEKEARAKFRQIVSAVQYCHQKHIVHRDLKAENLLLDADMNIKIADFGFSNEFTMGNKLDTFCGSPPYAAPELFQGKKYDGPEVDVWSLGVILYTLVSGSLPFDGQNLKELRERVLRGKYRIPFYMSTDCENLLKRFLVLNPSKRGTLEVKEDTDNQIMKDRWINAGFEEDELKPYTEPELDITDQKRIDVMVGMGYNLEEIQESLAKMKYDEITATYLLLGRKASEVEPSESASSSSLSLAKPRPSSELNGQSPAHLKVQRSSSTHKQRRYSEQVGPNVPPGVPHPKRSQTTTAESSTKEEGGVQLRKPSTPGSRGAPPASPLLGNANNPNKADIPDRRKGAATGPSNNPASAGMTRRNTYVCSDRNNMERLSVIPNGKENSSVAASPGVQRNPVASINSVANATTPDRLRFPRGTASRSTFHGGQLRDRRTATYNGPPASPTLSHDATPLSQTRSRGTSNLFSKLTSKLTRRNMSFRFTRSRHVPGDPKGEGKDGKPRSLRFTWSMRTTSSMEACDIMREIRKVLDANNCDYEQQESFLLLCVHGDGRAENLVQWEMEVCKLPRLSLNGVRFKRISGSSIAFKNIASKVANELKL; from the exons ATGTCAACAAAAACTCCTTTGCCGACGGTCAACGAGAAGGTGACGGAAAGT CACACGTCTCACAGTAATGGACGCCAGGAGATCAGCGCTCGCTCCGCCCGGACCGGCGTTCGATCCCGCAGCGCCGAGGAGCCGCAGCAGCCGCACGTGGGCAACTACCGGCTGCTCAAGACCATCGGCAAGGGCAACTTCGCCAAGGTCAAGCTGGCCCGACACATCCTCACCGGCagagag gtggcCATTAAGATAATAGACAAGACGCAGCTGAACCCCAACAGCCTTCAGAAG CTCTTCAGAGAAGTTAGAATAATGAAGATTTTGAATCATCCGAATATCG TCAAGCTCTTTGAGGTGATCGAGACGGAGAGGACGCTCTACCTGGTGATGGAGTACGCCAGCGGAG GAGAGGTGTTTGACTACCTGGTTGCACACGGTCgaatgaaggagaaggaggccaGGGCTAAATTTAGACAG ATCGTGTCGGCGGTGCAGTACTGCCACCAGAAGCACATCGTCCACAGAGACTTGAAG GCGGAAAACCTGCTCCTCGACGCCGACATGAACATCAAGATCGCCGACTTCGGCTTCAGCAACGAGTTCACGATGGGCAACAAGCTGGACACGTTCTGCGGCTCGCCGCCGTACGCGGCGCCCGAGCTCTTCCAGGGGAAGAAGTACGACGGGCCGGAGGTGGACGTGTGGAGTCTGGGCGTCATCCTGTACACGCTGGTCAGCGGCTCGCTGCCCTTCGACGGGCAGAACCTGAAG gagctgcGAGAGCGCGTCCTCCGGGGGAAGTACCGCATCCCCTTCTACATGTCCACGGACTGCGAGAACCTCCTCAAGCGCTTCCTGGTGCTCAACCCGTCCAAGCGGGGGActctggaggtgaaggaggacaCAGACAAT CAGATCATGAAGGATCGATGGATCAACGCTGGGTTTGAAGAGGACGAGCTGAAGCCGTACACCGAACCAGAGCTGGACATCACGGATCAGAAGAGAATAG ATGTGATGGTGGGGATGGGATACAACCTGGAGGAGATCCAGGAGTCTCTGGCCAAGATGAAGTACGACGAGATCACTGCCACTTACCTGCTGCTGGGCAGGAAGGCCTCCGAG GTGGAGCCCAGCGAGtcggcctccagcagcagcctctctctGGCCAAGCCGCGGCCCAGCAGCGAGCTCAACGGCCAGTCGCCCGCCCACCTCAAGGTCCAGAGGAGCTCCTCCACCCACAAGCAGCGGCGCTACAGCGAGCAGG tcGGTCCCAACGTCCCCCCGGGGGTGCCTCATCCAAAGAGGAGTCAGACCACCACGGCGGAGAGCAGCACCAAGGAGGAAGGCGGAGTCCAGCTGCGTAAACCCAGCACCCCGGGGAGCCGCGGGGCTCCGCCCGCCAGCCCCCTGCTGGGCAACGCCAACAACCCCAACAAGGCCGACATCCCCGACCGCAGGAAAGGCGCCGCCACCGGCCCGAGC AATAACCCGGCGTCGGCGGGGATGACCCGGAGGAACACGTACGTCTGCAGCGACAGAAACAACATGGAGCGCCTCTCCGTCATCCCCAACGGGAAGGAGAACAG CAGCGTGGCGGCGTCGCCCGGCGTCCAGAGGAACCCGGTGGCGTCGATCAACAGCGTCGCCAACGCCACCACGCCCGACCGCCTGCGCTTCCCGCGCGGCACCGCCAGCCGCAGCACCTTCCATGGCGGCCAGCTGAGGGACCGCCGCACGGCGACCTACAACGGGCCGCCGGCCTCGCCTACGCTCTCCCACGACGCCACGCCGCTCTCTCAGACGCGCAGCCGTGGAACCAGCAACCTCTTCTCCAAGCTCACCTCCAAGCTCACGCGCAG AAACATGTCATTCAGGTTCACCAGAAG TCGCCATGTACCTGGGGATCCGAAGGGGGAAGGTAAAGACGGTAAGCCCCGCTCCCTCCGGTTCACTTGGAGTATGAGGACCACCAGCTCCATGGAGGCCTGCGACATCATGCGGGAGATCCGCAAGGTGCTGGACGCCAACAACTGCGACTACGAGCAGCAGGAGAGCTTCCTGCTGCTCTGCGTCCACGGCGACGGGCGGGCCGAGAACCTGGTCCAGTGGGAGATGGAGGTCTGCAAGCTGCCCCGCCTCTCGCTCAACGGCGTCCGCTTCAAACGGATCTCCGGCTCATCCATCGCTTTCAAAAACATTGCTTCCAAAGTTGCCAACGAGTTAAAGCtatga